The nucleotide sequence CGCGGCGGCTGAACCGCTTGCGGCGCCCCGAATTCGACGCCGCCTTCCCGGGCCTGCTCGACCTGGTGCTCAGTCACCCCGGCCCGTGAAGGCGAGGGTGGTGCCCAGGCCGATCATGACGAGACCGCCGGTGCCGCCGACCAGCTCCAGGCGCTTCGGCGAGCGGGCGAACCACGCGCGGGCGGTGCCCGCGACCAGCGCCCACGCGCTGTCGGTGGCCAGCGCGATCGCCGGCAGGCACAGCCCGAGGACCAGCATCTGCCCCGGCACCGACCCGGCGCCGGGGTCGACGAACTGGGGCAGCAGGGCCGCCAGGAACACGATCGACTTCGGGTTCGCGAAACCGACGACGAAGCCGTCGCGCAGCACGGTCCCCACCCGTCCGGGTGCGGCACGCACCTTCGCGGCCATCGCGTCGGTCAGCCGCCGGCGGTGGCGCACGGCCTGGATCCCCAGGTACACCAGGTAGATCGCGCCGGCGACCTTGATCGCGGTGAACACCGCCGCCGACGTCGTCACCAGCGCGCCGAGGCCGAACGCGACCGCGACCACCTGCGTGTACACGCCCGCGGAGTTGCCCACGACGGTGAGCAGCGCGTCGCGCCGCCCGACGGTGAGCGCGCGGCTGATCGTGAACAGCACACTCGGCCCGGGGACCACGACCATGAGGAACGTCAGCGCGGCGAAGGCCGCCAAATGCGTGCCGGAGACCATTTTCCGAGGCTATCGCCTGGTCGCCGGGCACGACCACCGGTTTTGTCGGTGCCGGGTGGTAGGAAAAGCGGGTGCCTCCGAAGATCAGCATCGAGCAGCGCCGGGCCCGCCTCGCCGTCCGCCACCACCTCGCCGCGCCCGCGGCCTCGGTGGCGGACGCCGTCGCCGGGGTCGTCGCGCTGCACGCCACCGACCCGGCAACCGTCCACCTGTCCGCGTCCGCCCGCCTGGCGGCACCGGCGGTCGCCGATGTCGAGCGGGCGCTCTACGAAGAGCGTTCGCTGCTGCGGCTGCTGGGCATGCGGCGCACGGTGTTCGTGACGGACGTGGAGACGGCGGCGCTCGTGCAGGCGGGCTGCTCGGCGGACATCCTCGTGAAGCAGCGGAAACTGCTCGAACAGCACCTCGGGCAGCAGGGGCACCCGGAGAACGTGCCGGAGCCGGCGAAGTGGCTGGCCGACGTCGAGGCGTCGGTCGAGGCGGCCCTGCGCGCCCGCGGTTCGGCGACGGCGCAGCAGCTGAGCGAGGACGAGCCCCGCCTGCGCCAGCAGCTGCTGATGGCGGCGGGCAAGCCGTACGAGGCGATCGGCAACGTGACGAGCCGGGTGCTGTTCCTGCTGGCGGCGGGCGGCCGGATCGTCCGCGGCCGTCCGCGGGGCAGCTGGCTCAGCACCCAGTACGTCTGGCACCCGCTGGACGAGTGGGTCGCGGGCGGGCTGCCACCATGGGGCGCGGACGAGGCCCGGGCCGAGCTGGCCCGGCGGTGGCTGCGCGCGTACGGGCCGGCCCCGGTGGCGGATCTGCGCTGGTGGACGGGCTGGACGGCAGGTCAGACGAAGAAGGCGCTGGCGGCGGTGTCCCCGGCGGAGGTGGACCTCGGCGGCGTGCCGGGGGTGGCGCTGGCCGACGACGTGGCCCCGGTACCGGAACCACCACCGTGGGTGGCGTTCCTGCCGTCGCTGGATCCGACGCCGATGGGCTGGCAGGACCGCGACTGGTTCCTCGGCCCGCACCGCGCGGCCCTGTTCGACCGCAGCGGCAACGTCGGCCCGACGGTGTGGGCGTCCGGGCGGGTGGTCGGCGGCTGGGCCCAGCGAACCTCGGGGGAGGTGGTGTTCCGGCTGCTGGAGGACGTGGGTGCGGAGACGCGCGCGATTGTCGAAGCGGAGGCGGAGAAGTGCGCGGACTGGTTCGGCGAGGTGCGCGCCACGCCGCGCTTCCGGACTCCGCTGGAACGGGAGCTGACCGGATGAGCGAGCAATGGCGGTGGGCGTGGGGCAGTCGTGCGGTGTCGCTGGATCGGTCGAGTCATCGACCTCACGCCCGCTCCGGAGCCGGGATGAACCTGCCTCCCTGTGGCCGTCCGCGGCCGGGGAACGCACCATCGACTGAATCGTTCGAGATGCTCCGTGCGCTCTTCGCCGTCCGGGCGACCGGACCCGGCGCGATCAGCCGGAACCGGTCCCGGCACCCGGACCTTCACCCCGCACTGGTCCGCCGTGGTCCGCCCCGCGAAAACGCTCCGGAGCGGCCTCGCTTCTTAATCGATTCTTGACCCGTTCGCCAAGTGGTGGAAGTCTCGTCAGGGCAGTCAGGGACGCGCATGCCCGCACGCTAGGGTGGCCGCGAGCCCGCAAGTCACGGCCGGGGGTCCCGGCCGATCCTCAGAGGAGTGGCAGCAGTGACCGTTCGCGTAGGTGTCAACGGCTTCGGCCGCATCGGCCGCAACTTCTTCCGCGCCGTGCAGGCCAGCGGCCAGGACATCGAGGTCGTGGCCTTCAACGACCTCGGCGACGTCGCCACCATGGCCCACCTGCTGAAGTACGACTCCATCCTGGGCCGGTTCCCGGGTGAGGTCAGCGTCAGCGACGAGGGCATCGTCGTCGACGGCAAGACCATCAAGGCCCTCGCCGAGCGCGACCCGGCCAACCTGCCCTGGGGCGAGCTGGGCGTGGACGTCGTCCTCGAGTCCACCGGCTTCTTCACCAACGCCGACGCCGCCAAGGCGCACATCGCCGGCGGTGCCAAGAAGGTCATCATCTCCGCGCCCGCCAAGGGCGAGGACCTGACCGTCGTCCTCGGCGTCAACGACGACAAGTACGACGGCTCGCAGGTCATCATCTCGAACGCGTCCTGCACCACCAACTGCCTCGGCCCGCTGGCCAAGGTCCTGAACGACGCCTTCGGCATCGAGCAGGGCCTGATGACCACGGTCCACGCCTACACGCAGGACCAGAACCTGCAGGACGCCCCGCACAAGGACCTGCGCCGCGCCCGCGCCGCCGCCCTGAACGTCGTCCCGACCTCGACCGGCGCCGCCAAGGCCATCGGCCTCGTCCTGCCGGAGCTGCAGGGCAAGCTGGACGGCTACGCGCTGCGTGTCCCGATCCCGACCGGCTCGGCCACCGACCTCACCGTGACGCTGACCAAGGCCGCCACGGTCGAGGAGATCAACGCCGCCTACAAGGCCGCCGCCGACGGCCCCCTCGCGGGCATCCTGCGCTACTCGGACGACCCGATCGTCTCCTCGGACATCGTCACCGACCCGGCGTCCTGCATCTACGACGCGCCGCTGACCAAGGTCATCGGCAACCAGGTCAAGGTCGTCGGCTGGTACGACAACGAGTGGGGCTACTCCAACCGCCTCGCCGACCTGGTCAAGCTCGTCGGTTCGAAGCTGTCCTGACCAGATGAGCGTCAAGAACCTCGACGACCTGCTGGGCGAGGGCGTTCAGGGCCGGTACGTACTCGTGCGTTCCGACCTGAACGTCCCGCTCGACGGGGACCGCATCACCGACGACGGCCGGGTCCGCGCCGCGCTGCCGACGATCAAGAAGCTCGCCGACGCGGGCGCCAAGGTCGTCGTCACCGCGCACCTCGGCCGCCCCAAGGGCGAGCCGGACCCGAAGTACACCCTCGCGCCCGTCGCGAAGCGGCTCTCCGAGCTGCTCGGCGCCGAGGTCGCGCTGGCCGGTGACCTGGTCGGCGAGTCCGCCAAGGCGCTCACGGCCGGCCTCGCCGACGGCGGTGTCGTCCTGCTGGAGAACGTGCGCTTCGACGCGCGCGAGACCAGCAAGGACGCCGTGGACCGCTCCGAGCTGGCCGCCGAGCTGGGCGCGCTCGTCCCGGGCGGCGCGTTCGTCTCCGACGGCTTCGGCGTCGTCCACCGCAAGCAGGCCTCGGTCTACGAGGTCGCGTCGGTGCTCCCGGCGTACGCGGGCGGCCTGGTGCTGGCCGAGCTGGACGTGCTGAAGAAGCTCACCGACGACGTCCAGCGGCCCTACGTGGTCGTGCTCGGCGGCGCGAAGGTGTCCGACAAGCTCGGCGTCATCGCGAACCTGCTGACCAAGGTCGACCGGCTGCTCATCGGCGGCGGCATGGCGTACACCTTCCTCAAGGCCCAGGGCCACGAGGTCGGCAACTCGCTGCTGCAGGCCGACCAGCTCGACCAGGTGAAGGGCTTCCTCGCCGAGGCCGAGAAGCGCGGCGTCGAACTGGTGCTGCCGGTGGACGTCCTGGCCGCGACGGGCTTCGCGGCCGACGCCGAGCACGAGGTCGTCGCCGCGACCGCGATCCCGGCCGACCGCGAAGGCCTCGACATCGGCCCGGAGACCCGTGAACTCTTCGCGGGCAAGCTGGCCGACGCCGCGACCGTCTTCTGGAACGGCCCGATGGGCGTGTTCGAGTTCGAGGCGTTCTCGGGCGGCACGCGTGCCGTGGCCGAGGCGCTCGTGAAGAGCGACGCGTTCACCGTGGTCGGCGGCGGCGACTCGGCGGCCGCGGTGCGGCAGCTGGGCCTGCCCGAGGACGGCTTCTCGCACATCTCCACCGGTGGCGGGGCCTCGCTGGAGTACCTCGAGGGCAAGGAACTGCCGGGCGTGACCGCTCTGGAGGAGAAGAACTAGTGGCACGCAAGCCGTTCATCGCCGGCAACTGGAAGATGAACCAGAACCACCTCGAGGCGATCGCGCTGGTGCAGAAGATCGCCTTCGCGCTGCCGGAGAAGTACTACGCGAAGGTCGACGTGGCGGTGCTGCCGCCGTTCACCGACATCCGCAGCGTGCAGACCCTGGTCGACGGCGACAAGCTGTCGCTCACCTACGGCGCGCAGGACGTCGCGCCGCAGGATTCCGGCGCCTACACCGGTGACATTTCGGGCCTGATGCTGGCCAAGCTGGGCTGCAAGTTCGTCACGGTCGGGCACTCGGAGCGGCGCGAATACCACGCCGAGTCCGACGAGCTGGTCAACAAGAAGGTCAAGGCCGCGCTCAAGCACGGCATCACGCCGATCCTCTGCATCGGGGAGAAGCTCGAGGTCCGCGAGGCCGGCGAGCACATCCACCACACCACGACGCAGCTGATCGAGGGCCTGAAGGGCCTCAAGGCCGAGCAGGTCAAAGACGTGGTGATCGCGTACGAGCCGGTCTGGGCGATCGGCACCGGCAAGGTCGCCTCGTCCGCGGACGCCGAAGAGGTCTGCAAGGCCATCCGGGCGACCCTCCAGGAGAAGTACGGCGACGAGGTGGCTTCGTCCGTCCGGGTGCTCTACGGGGGATCGGTGAAGTCGGGCAACATCAGCGAGCTGGTGGGCTGCGAGAACATCGACGGTGCCCTGGTCGGCGGAGCGAGCCTCGACGGCGAGGAGTTCACGAAACTCTGCGCACTCGCTGCAGGCGGGCCGCTGCCCTGATCGAGGCCACGACCGGGTAGCCTGTGTATCCGGTCCGTCACACAGCAGTGGACGAGTCCAGGGGTACGGTGGTGGTCGGAAACGACCATGCCGTACCCCTGCATTCTCCTAGAGCCCAGAGGATGACATGAAGCTGTTCCTGCAAATCCTGTTGATCGTCACCAGCGTCTTCCTGGTGGTCGCGGTGCTGCTGCACCGGGGCCGGGGCGGTGGCCTGTCGTCGCTGTTCGGCGGTGGGATGCAGTCGAGCCTGGCCGGGTCGAGCGTGGCCGAGAAGAACCTCGACCGAATCACCCTGGGGCTGGGCGCGGTTTGGCTGATCAGCATCGTGGGCCTGGGTCTGCTGCTCAAGGTGTGAGGCGTCCGGCGTTCCGTCGTCGGCCGCGACCGGGTCCGGACGGCGGTGCGCAGCGATTCGGCGTGCCTATTGGGGGGCGCGCCGCCGATTCCTAGGTGTGAGGATTCATGGTTGGCGGTAACGCGATTCGAGGCACCCGGGTGGGTGCCGGTCCTACGGGCGAATCGGAACGGGGTGAGTCGGCGCCGCGACGCCGTATTTCCTACTGGTGTGCCAACGGGCACGAGGCTCGGCCATCGTTCGCGCTCGACGCGGAAATCCCCGAGGAGTGGGACTGCCCCCGCTGCGGGCTCCCGGGTGGGCAGGACGAGAAGAACCCGCCGGCCGCGCCGCGGACCGAGCCGTACAAGACACACCTGGCCTACGTGAAGGAGCGGCGCAGCGACGCCGACGGCGAGGCCATCCTGGCGGAGGCGCTCGACCGCCTGCGCAAGCGCCGGGAAATCATCTAGCGGTTCGATCGAAAGCCACCCCGAGGGAAGCCGGACCCCTCGAGGTGGCTTTTCGCGCGCTCAACCAGCCTCCCACGCGCCCGGCAAGCCATCTCCCGTGTCCGGCGAGGCCATCTTGCCCGGGAAGGCATCACACGAGTCTGGCGAGGCATCACACGTGACTGGAGGGGCATCATGTGTGTCTGGGCGGGCATCTCGCGTGACTGCCGGGGCATCACATGTGTCTGGGCGGGCATCACGTGTGTCTGGCGGGGAATCACCGTGATGCCCCTCTGACCACGCGAGATGCCCGCCCAATCACGTGAGATGCCCGCCGATCACGCCCATCCGCGTTCAGGCGCGCGCCCGAAGATGTCGAGCACCAGGCTCTTCGGGTACGCGCCCGCATATCGCAGCCGGCGGAGGCATTCGCGGGTTGCGGTGCTGAGCAGCCCCCGATTTCCACGCTACCGGCGACCACCGACATTTCGCGGCCGGAAAGGCCGCGAACGGGGGATTCCGGACCGAAATGGCCCTGAATCCGCCGTTCGCGGCGTCGAACGATCCGGAAACGTCGGTGCCCGCCGGTAAGCTGGATACCGGGGGCCGGAGGTCAGCGATCGAGCGGGTACCGGGCCCGGACGCGGAAGCCGCCGTCCTCCGTTCCCGATGTCTCGAAGCTTCCGCCCAGCAGGCGCGCCCGCTCGGCCAGGCCCGTCAGGCCGTGGCCGCCCGAGGGCAGCCCCTCCGTCGGGCGGCTTGCCCGCTCGTTGCGGACCTCGATCTTGAGCGCGCCGTGCTCACCCTGGATGCGGATGGTCGCCGTCGCGCCCGGGGCGTGCTTGTGGACGTTGGTCAAGCATTCCTGCACCGTCCGGTACGCCGCCGCCGACACCTGGTTGGGCAGGACCTCCGGGAGGTGCTCCACCGTCAGGTGCACCGGGACGTCGGACGTGCGGATCAGCCGGTCGAGCTCGTTGATGCCCGCCCGCGGGCCGTCGTCGTCCGAGCCGGCCCGCAGGACGCTGACCAGCGAACGCAGCTCCTCCAGGGTCCGCTTGGACAGCGTGCGGATGACCTGCGCGGTCTCCAGCGCGTGGTCGTCGGTGGTCTGGGCCTGCAGCGCGCCGGCCTGCATGGCGATCAGCGTGATCTGGTGGGAGACGACGTCGTGCATCTCGCGGGCCAGCCGGGCGCGTTCCTCGGCGCGGACGGCGTCGGCGTGGAAGCGGCGCTCGCGGTCGCGGCTCGTGGCCAGCTCGGCGAGCTTGTTCGAAATCTCGGTGCGGGCGCCGATGAGCAGGCCGATCGCGATCGGCATGCCGGCCACCAGGACGCCGTAGATGCCGTCGAGGATGTGCTCGCGCCAGCTGAGCTCGGCGAAGTCCTCCAGCGGCCACTGCACGAACCGGCACATCCACACCAGCGCCGCGCCGACCCAGGTCTGCCAGTGCAGCTGACGGCGGGTGGCGAGCATGCCGAGCGTGATCATCGACGCGAGCTGGGCCCAGCCGGCCAGGAAGCCGGGGACCGCGACCAGCACGGCGAGGAACGGGAACTTCCGCCGGAACACCACCGCGAGGCAGGCGGCGCCGGACAGGTAGATCGAGTAGGGCTGGGCCTTCTCCGGAATGACCAACCAGACGTCGAGCACGGCCAGGATGACCGCGGCCGCCTCGATGGCGAACGTGACCACAGCGGGGCGGGGCACCGAGCCGAACAGGCTCAGGCCGCGTTTGCGCACCCGCTCGGCGGCCGATGGCCCCGAGCCGGCGATCGAGATGCCTGGAATCGAGAGTCCCTCTGTACTCATCGCTGGCGACCCCATTCGTCTTGTGGACTTGGTGGTGAGAGGCGCTCAGGGCCCGATCGGGACGCGCAGCGGCAGACAAATGTGCGGATGCTAACGAAGTCACGTACGGAGACGGTTAGTTTCACCCGCGGTCGGTGCTCTGGCGTCCGAATTCCGTAATCGGTTGCGCCGTCCGGGGCATTGGCGGCGACGGGTGCTACTCAGGGTGGAAGTTCTGCTCCCCAGCGTTCGCCAAGACGACCACATCGTGGGATTCATGTTACTCACGTGCGGTCGCCGACGGTAGTTCTCCGGCCGCCATGGACCGGAGGTCGTCCCACCGCGGCCGGAGACCCCGG is from Amycolatopsis mediterranei and encodes:
- a CDS encoding LysE family translocator — translated: MVSGTHLAAFAALTFLMVVVPGPSVLFTISRALTVGRRDALLTVVGNSAGVYTQVVAVAFGLGALVTTSAAVFTAIKVAGAIYLVYLGIQAVRHRRRLTDAMAAKVRAAPGRVGTVLRDGFVVGFANPKSIVFLAALLPQFVDPGAGSVPGQMLVLGLCLPAIALATDSAWALVAGTARAWFARSPKRLELVGGTGGLVMIGLGTTLAFTGRGD
- a CDS encoding winged helix DNA-binding domain-containing protein, whose amino-acid sequence is MPPKISIEQRRARLAVRHHLAAPAASVADAVAGVVALHATDPATVHLSASARLAAPAVADVERALYEERSLLRLLGMRRTVFVTDVETAALVQAGCSADILVKQRKLLEQHLGQQGHPENVPEPAKWLADVEASVEAALRARGSATAQQLSEDEPRLRQQLLMAAGKPYEAIGNVTSRVLFLLAAGGRIVRGRPRGSWLSTQYVWHPLDEWVAGGLPPWGADEARAELARRWLRAYGPAPVADLRWWTGWTAGQTKKALAAVSPAEVDLGGVPGVALADDVAPVPEPPPWVAFLPSLDPTPMGWQDRDWFLGPHRAALFDRSGNVGPTVWASGRVVGGWAQRTSGEVVFRLLEDVGAETRAIVEAEAEKCADWFGEVRATPRFRTPLERELTG
- the gap gene encoding type I glyceraldehyde-3-phosphate dehydrogenase, encoding MTVRVGVNGFGRIGRNFFRAVQASGQDIEVVAFNDLGDVATMAHLLKYDSILGRFPGEVSVSDEGIVVDGKTIKALAERDPANLPWGELGVDVVLESTGFFTNADAAKAHIAGGAKKVIISAPAKGEDLTVVLGVNDDKYDGSQVIISNASCTTNCLGPLAKVLNDAFGIEQGLMTTVHAYTQDQNLQDAPHKDLRRARAAALNVVPTSTGAAKAIGLVLPELQGKLDGYALRVPIPTGSATDLTVTLTKAATVEEINAAYKAAADGPLAGILRYSDDPIVSSDIVTDPASCIYDAPLTKVIGNQVKVVGWYDNEWGYSNRLADLVKLVGSKLS
- a CDS encoding phosphoglycerate kinase, whose protein sequence is MSVKNLDDLLGEGVQGRYVLVRSDLNVPLDGDRITDDGRVRAALPTIKKLADAGAKVVVTAHLGRPKGEPDPKYTLAPVAKRLSELLGAEVALAGDLVGESAKALTAGLADGGVVLLENVRFDARETSKDAVDRSELAAELGALVPGGAFVSDGFGVVHRKQASVYEVASVLPAYAGGLVLAELDVLKKLTDDVQRPYVVVLGGAKVSDKLGVIANLLTKVDRLLIGGGMAYTFLKAQGHEVGNSLLQADQLDQVKGFLAEAEKRGVELVLPVDVLAATGFAADAEHEVVAATAIPADREGLDIGPETRELFAGKLADAATVFWNGPMGVFEFEAFSGGTRAVAEALVKSDAFTVVGGGDSAAAVRQLGLPEDGFSHISTGGGASLEYLEGKELPGVTALEEKN
- the tpiA gene encoding triose-phosphate isomerase; protein product: MARKPFIAGNWKMNQNHLEAIALVQKIAFALPEKYYAKVDVAVLPPFTDIRSVQTLVDGDKLSLTYGAQDVAPQDSGAYTGDISGLMLAKLGCKFVTVGHSERREYHAESDELVNKKVKAALKHGITPILCIGEKLEVREAGEHIHHTTTQLIEGLKGLKAEQVKDVVIAYEPVWAIGTGKVASSADAEEVCKAIRATLQEKYGDEVASSVRVLYGGSVKSGNISELVGCENIDGALVGGASLDGEEFTKLCALAAGGPLP
- the secG gene encoding preprotein translocase subunit SecG encodes the protein MKLFLQILLIVTSVFLVVAVLLHRGRGGGLSSLFGGGMQSSLAGSSVAEKNLDRITLGLGAVWLISIVGLGLLLKV
- a CDS encoding RNA polymerase-binding protein RbpA, with translation MVGGNAIRGTRVGAGPTGESERGESAPRRRISYWCANGHEARPSFALDAEIPEEWDCPRCGLPGGQDEKNPPAAPRTEPYKTHLAYVKERRSDADGEAILAEALDRLRKRREII
- a CDS encoding sensor histidine kinase, producing MSTEGLSIPGISIAGSGPSAAERVRKRGLSLFGSVPRPAVVTFAIEAAAVILAVLDVWLVIPEKAQPYSIYLSGAACLAVVFRRKFPFLAVLVAVPGFLAGWAQLASMITLGMLATRRQLHWQTWVGAALVWMCRFVQWPLEDFAELSWREHILDGIYGVLVAGMPIAIGLLIGARTEISNKLAELATSRDRERRFHADAVRAEERARLAREMHDVVSHQITLIAMQAGALQAQTTDDHALETAQVIRTLSKRTLEELRSLVSVLRAGSDDDGPRAGINELDRLIRTSDVPVHLTVEHLPEVLPNQVSAAAYRTVQECLTNVHKHAPGATATIRIQGEHGALKIEVRNERASRPTEGLPSGGHGLTGLAERARLLGGSFETSGTEDGGFRVRARYPLDR